Genomic window (Plectropomus leopardus isolate mb unplaced genomic scaffold, YSFRI_Pleo_2.0 unplaced_scaffold25209, whole genome shotgun sequence):
gtgtgtgtgtgtgtgtgagagcaggaGAAGGACCTGGACGACAGAGCCTACAGAAACCTGCAGGAGCTGGAGAAGTACTCAGAGAACACTCAGTCCTCGTTAATTTACCTGCTGCTCGAGTGTTTAGGTGAGGACGGCCGAGCACAGAGCTGCTCTGAGATCTGATCACAAAGAGGTTTTATTTTCAGACCAGGCTCCGACAGGCGAGCTCAGAcagtcactgtgtgtctgtctgtctctcgtTCTCTTTCAGGGCTGAAAAACGTCCATGCGGACCACGCGGCGAGTCACATCGGTAAAGCTCAAGGAATCGTGACGTGTCTGAGAGCGACGCCATATCACAGCAGCCGGCGGAAAGTCTACCTGCCCATGGACATCTGCATGCTGGTGAGTCCACATGCAAACCAAAAAGCTCCCAGAGATACAcctgttaaaaatacataaaaaataaacaaaaaatacaaaaatatattaatgatgataataataactttacttATAAAGCAGGGCTGGGTTATAACGATATCAATcgcaaaatacattttcctcgattgaaataaaAGACGTAGTCAATAGAACGCATTCCAGGCATGTTTTAACcgacaaaacaaacagccagtgataataataatagagccgcggagaaccaaatgcagtgagcgactttgactgtcgaacagctgagtgtttgacagccacagcgctgaaacagacacatctgcagaggtgaaagtgacttcttgaGACTtgtacagacgactttgtgttagtttcagctttaatcagactttggatgaattatttagaaacagcaggacgcatcgctccgtgtctcatccggcagatgtaatgttttgggggcccggggccacaagcacatgagcttattttcagcctttctctaactgtgaatgtcggcaggctgttggcagctataggagaagtaggccgactcaaaagtttttaattcctgagtaaaatgattaacagcacagaagtttgacagaagctgaagtcagagtcctgcagtcaggagaggttggcctattatcagcacaatgtgcttcaatttacctgaagtttgtttcat
Coding sequences:
- the LOC121966602 gene encoding NADH dehydrogenase (ubiquinone) complex I, assembly factor 6-like, producing QEKDLDDRAYRNLQELEKYSENTQSSLIYLLLECLGLKNVHADHAASHIGKAQGIVTCLRATPYHSSRRKVYLPMDICMLVSPHANQKAPRDTPVKNT